The following proteins are encoded in a genomic region of Paenibacillus sp. FSL H3-0469:
- a CDS encoding YajQ family cyclic di-GMP-binding protein produces the protein MSSESSFDIVSKMDMQELTNAVHQTEKEIDNRFDFKNSKSSLKLEKDALVIASEDEYKLNAVIDILQTKMVKRGITLKNMDFGKVEPASLGTVRQRLGLRQGIDQENAKKINILIRDSKLKVKSTIQGDQIRVTGKSRDDLQQIIQLLRKADLPLDLQFNNLK, from the coding sequence ATGAGTTCAGAAAGTTCGTTTGATATCGTATCCAAGATGGATATGCAGGAGCTGACCAATGCGGTTCATCAGACCGAGAAGGAAATCGATAACCGGTTTGATTTCAAGAACAGCAAGAGCAGCCTGAAGCTGGAGAAGGATGCGCTTGTCATCGCCTCAGAGGATGAATACAAGCTGAATGCAGTGATTGATATCCTCCAGACCAAGATGGTGAAGCGGGGAATCACGCTAAAGAATATGGATTTCGGCAAAGTGGAGCCGGCTTCATTAGGCACGGTGCGCCAGCGGCTGGGACTGCGGCAAGGGATAGACCAGGAGAACGCGAAGAAGATCAATATTCTGATCCGCGATTCCAAGCTGAAGGTTAAGAGCACGATTCAGGGTGATCAGATCCGTGTGACCGGTAAAAGCCGCGACGACCTCCAGCAGATTATTCAGCTTTTACGCAAGGCTGATTTGCCGCTTGATTTGCAGTTTAACAATTTAAAGTAA